A window of the Trichoderma asperellum chromosome 4, complete sequence genome harbors these coding sequences:
- a CDS encoding uncharacterized protein (EggNog:ENOG41), with protein MSRLSRHEGRSPLPSLQSEISILNAEKYGEEPRRTRSANGKRSLSEDHDDDDDDGVQKKRSRGRPRLDTKDETAADRRRTQIRLAQRAYRHRKDTAITTLEQKVKDLEASNEAMSKEFTKFYDIILAEGIFDIAPHAAPRLRLIADRLLRLSSMVGTSSITSESDDSIMAKPAGARKSLSDVSMHHGHQTNGLGEPDLSSSAYPTVQHHPGSFNYEVIAQATPNNASFPFFASMESSASQPPSSSYLGTSLNNPSPYPRLSSPTYGFHERFSKRLQRTTLECGLRLATMKNPPPERYATVFGFSLLFESRDSIIRRLAAGLKKIQSEGVDWKFPTPSMQNDQFGYLENQFSSTSSEELNNALLSLSKSATSFANMPQFGAQPLANSEEKAEHRIRMLCQNFEGEFFTADEVELFLRRLGLAIPPNVDYVDSELDLNELQAADEASTKSHFASIGLSPGNSGIGGIQSNMWQMNNTSLGDFGSSLRGDSSEGQNTETTEFIDKTDLDGGLVTFMNNHDFSQIWPTGSSWSKTKVSVDVGRLIDELVNASVCLGRTPGIRPKDVIKAVKVAAGLSPTHAP; from the exons ATGAGTCGACTATCTCGACACGAGGGCAGGTCCCCCTTGCCGTCACTGCAGAGCGAAATCTCGATTCTCAACGCCGAAAAGTATGGTGAGGAGCCCAGACGCACGCGGTCTGCCAATGGAAAACGATCGCTTTCAGAAGatcacgacgacgacgatgatgatggcgttcAGAAGAAGAGATCCAGAGGCCGTCCGCGACTGGACACCAAGGACGAGACCGCCGCCGAT CGTCGCCGAACACAAATTCGTCTTGCTCAACGAGCATACAGACACCGCAAAGACACCGCCATCACCACTCTTGAGCAAAAGGTTAAAGATTTAGAAGCCTCAAATGAGGCCATGAGCAAAGAGTTTACTAAATTCTACGACATCATTTTGGCTGAGGGCATTTTTGACATCGCTCCTCATGCTGCGCCTCGCCTCAGACTCATTGCGGATCGACTCCTCCGCCTTTCTAGCATGGTCGGCACAAGTAGCATCACATCCGAGAGCGATGATTCTATCATGGCCAAGCCTGCAGGAGCTCGCAAAAGCCTCAGCGACGTGAGCATGCATCATGGCCATCAGACAAATGGCTTGGGCGAGCCGGATCTCTCGAGCTCGGCTTATCCTACTGTCCAGCATCACCCAGGTTCTTTCAACTACGAAGTAATCGCCCAGGCAACGCCAAACAACGCCAGCTTCCCCTTTTTCGCCTCCATGGAGTCATCCGCTTCACAGCCGCCAAGCAGTAGCTATCTAGGCACCTCTCTCAACAACCCCTCACCCTACCCCCGACTCTCATCTCCAACATATGGCTTTCACGAACGTTTCAGCAAGAGACTGCAGCGAACAACTTTGGAATGCGGCCTTAGGCTGGCTACGATGAAGAACCCGCCGCCCGAGCGGTATGCGACTGTTTTCGGCTTTAGTTTACTCTTTGAATCCCGCGATTCGATCATTCGGCGATTAGCAGCAGGGCTGAAGAAGATACAGAGCGAGGGTGTAGACTGGAAATTCCCAACGCCTTCAATGCAAAACGACCAGTTTGGATATCTAGAAAATCAATTTTCCTCGACTAGCTCAGAGGAGTTGAACAATGCGCTACTCTCACTCAGCAAATCGGCTACAAGCTTCGCCAACATGCCTCAATTCGGAGCTCAACCTCTAGCCAATTCTGAAGAGAAAGCTGAGCATCGGATACGAATGCTTTGCCAGAACTTTGAGGGGGAATTTTTCACAGCGGACGAAGTTGAGCTATTCCTGCGCCGACTGGGTCTAGCTATCCCCCCGAACGTTGACTATGTCGATTCTGAGCTGGACCTGAACGAACTCCAAGCTGCTGATGAAGCAAGCACCAAAAGCCACTTTGCTAGTATTGGGCTGTCTCCTGGTAACTCGGGCATCGGCGGAATTCAAAGCAACATGTGGCAGATGAACAATACCTCGCTGGGCGATTTTGGAAGCTCTCTTCGAGGAGACTCTTCAGAAGGTCAGAATACGGAAACTACTGAGTTTATCGACAAGACTGACCTGGATGGAGGATTAGTTACGTTTATGAATAATCACGACTTCAGCCAGATATGGCCTACTGGATCAAGCTGGTCCAAGACGAAAGTCTCCGTCGATGTGGGCCGATTGATAGACG AATTGGTGAATGCATCAGTTTGTCTAGGAAGGACGCCGGGTATACGACCAAAGGACGTTATCAAGGCTGTCAAAGTTGCTGCCGGCTTATCGCCTACTCATGCACCATGA